A DNA window from Niabella yanshanensis contains the following coding sequences:
- a CDS encoding carbonic anhydrase, with the protein MKSYTELLEANKEWAAQQLSVDPAFFSNLAETQTPEFLWIGCSDSRVPANEITGTTPGEIFVHRNIANLVVHTDVNMLSVLEYAVMHLKVKHVIVCGHYGCGGVKAAMGNNDFNQILNMWLRVIKDVYRHNRGELEAITDINERADRLVELNVREQAEKLCKTSIIQKAWKLREGPEIHGWVYGLKDGLLKEIINIKPGETVIDPIYVYDNI; encoded by the coding sequence ATGAAATCGTACACTGAATTGTTAGAGGCAAATAAAGAGTGGGCAGCACAACAGTTGTCTGTAGACCCTGCGTTTTTTTCAAATCTTGCGGAAACGCAAACTCCTGAATTTTTATGGATTGGGTGTAGCGACAGCCGGGTGCCTGCAAATGAAATTACCGGCACAACCCCTGGTGAAATTTTTGTGCATCGCAATATAGCCAACCTGGTAGTACATACCGATGTTAATATGCTAAGCGTATTAGAGTATGCGGTAATGCACCTGAAAGTAAAACATGTTATAGTTTGCGGTCACTACGGTTGTGGTGGTGTTAAAGCTGCAATGGGCAATAACGATTTTAACCAGATACTCAATATGTGGCTCCGTGTGATCAAGGATGTGTACAGGCATAACAGGGGAGAGCTCGAAGCTATTACAGACATTAACGAAAGGGCGGACCGGCTTGTTGAACTAAACGTAAGAGAGCAGGCTGAAAAGCTGTGCAAAACTTCTATTATCCAAAAGGCCTGGAAACTACGGGAGGGACCGGAAATTCACGGTTGGGTATACGGTCTGAAAGATGGTTTATTAAAAGAGATCATCAACATCAAACCCGGTGAAACCGTAATTGACCCGATTTATGTTTACGACAATATCTAA
- a CDS encoding SulP family inorganic anion transporter, whose product MTNKPRSTGYIKSLGSDLPSSIVVFLVALPLCLGVALASNAPLFSGIIAGVCGGIVVGLISRSHLSVSGPAAGLTAIVAAAITSLASFEAFLVVVVLAGVIQLVLGFCKAGIIGDYVPNSVIKGMLAAIGLILILNQVPHLLGDDSSFELDENTPVKGNIFVNFFTAFANINTSAIVIGGVCLAFYFAWEAWVANKKGFIRLVPAPLLIVFLGVGINYLFSSTQALPVLEGGHLVAIPVASSANEFLSFFTMPDWNFITDSKVWTLAVTVALVASLESLLCIEAVDDLDPYQRVTPTNRELKAQGIGNIVSGLIGGIPVTSVIVRSSANVNAGAKTKMSTIFHGIFLLLLVAFIPTILNLIPKAALAAILIFTGYKLAKPSLFKAFYKKGWDVFLPFIITITAILATDLLKGVILGIIVGLFFSFRSNFRKAVFVVNDNTRFLFRLRKDVSFLNKAIIKRKLEEVPENAHVIIDTKRADYIDRDVVETIEDFTLHAPLKNIKVDLYTSGFVDHGFSYKVLANNNDDASLQRNYEEVIESVIQGNGNNNNAKNKN is encoded by the coding sequence ATGACAAACAAACCCAGATCGACAGGTTATATAAAGTCGCTTGGCAGTGATTTGCCCTCATCCATTGTAGTATTTCTCGTAGCGCTTCCCTTATGTTTAGGCGTAGCGCTGGCGTCCAACGCACCATTGTTTAGTGGTATTATTGCCGGCGTTTGCGGCGGCATCGTAGTAGGGCTGATAAGCCGTTCTCATTTAAGTGTGAGTGGGCCGGCAGCCGGTTTAACGGCAATTGTTGCCGCGGCCATCACTTCTCTTGCCTCCTTTGAAGCATTTTTGGTAGTAGTAGTTTTAGCCGGTGTCATACAATTAGTGTTAGGATTTTGCAAAGCTGGTATAATAGGTGACTATGTACCCAATAGTGTAATAAAAGGCATGTTAGCTGCCATTGGTTTAATATTGATTTTAAACCAGGTACCTCACTTGTTAGGCGACGACTCCTCTTTTGAATTAGATGAAAATACCCCGGTAAAGGGTAATATTTTTGTTAACTTTTTTACCGCATTTGCAAACATAAATACGTCTGCAATAGTAATAGGCGGCGTTTGCCTGGCCTTTTATTTTGCATGGGAAGCGTGGGTAGCCAACAAGAAAGGCTTTATCAGGCTTGTTCCCGCTCCGTTATTAATTGTATTTCTGGGAGTAGGTATTAATTATCTTTTTAGCTCTACTCAGGCATTGCCGGTATTAGAAGGCGGACATCTGGTGGCTATTCCGGTTGCCTCTTCCGCTAACGAGTTCCTGTCATTTTTTACAATGCCCGACTGGAATTTTATAACTGATAGCAAGGTATGGACACTGGCGGTGACGGTGGCATTGGTAGCCAGTTTAGAAAGTCTTTTGTGTATTGAGGCCGTTGATGACCTGGATCCTTACCAAAGGGTGACACCAACTAATAGGGAGCTAAAAGCCCAGGGTATTGGTAATATTGTGTCGGGCCTGATTGGTGGTATACCTGTAACAAGTGTAATTGTACGGTCTTCTGCCAATGTGAACGCCGGTGCAAAAACAAAAATGTCCACTATTTTTCATGGTATCTTCTTGCTGTTATTGGTAGCGTTTATCCCAACTATTTTAAATCTGATACCTAAGGCCGCTTTGGCAGCTATCTTAATCTTTACGGGCTACAAGCTGGCAAAGCCTTCTCTTTTTAAAGCCTTTTACAAAAAAGGATGGGACGTATTTTTGCCTTTTATAATCACCATAACTGCAATACTGGCTACAGATTTGTTAAAAGGCGTGATATTGGGTATAATTGTTGGTTTGTTCTTCTCTTTCAGATCTAATTTCAGAAAAGCCGTTTTTGTGGTGAATGATAATACCCGCTTTTTGTTTAGACTGCGCAAAGATGTGTCGTTCCTTAACAAAGCAATTATTAAACGGAAGCTGGAGGAAGTACCGGAGAACGCTCATGTAATTATAGACACCAAAAGAGCCGATTACATTGACAGGGATGTTGTGGAAACAATAGAAGATTTTACGCTGCATGCGCCGTTGAAAAATATAAAAGTAGATTTATATACAAGCGGATTTGTAGATCATGGATTTTCTTATAAAGTACTGGCCAATAATAATGATGATGCATCGCTTCAGCGTAATTACGAAGAAGTTATTGAGTCGGTAATTCAAGGAAACGGAAATAATAATAATGCTAAGAATAAAAATTAA
- a CDS encoding DUF6814 family protein encodes MNVIKRILGVIWFLLGPAVTFFLIAGAVKNIDSSGNKDINNPVIWVIIIAIFVPIAIGLMIFGWYAIKNEYEHLPEDSDHLNFE; translated from the coding sequence ATGAATGTAATAAAGAGAATATTAGGCGTAATCTGGTTTTTACTTGGTCCTGCCGTTACCTTTTTTTTAATCGCGGGCGCTGTAAAAAATATTGACAGTTCAGGCAACAAAGACATCAATAATCCTGTTATATGGGTAATTATTATTGCCATCTTTGTCCCGATAGCAATAGGGTTGATGATCTTCGGTTGGTACGCCATTAAAAATGAGTATGAGCATTTACCTGAAGATTCGGATCATTTAAATTTTGAGTAA
- a CDS encoding MFS transporter yields the protein MSNKGEGNVITRVIAASSLGTMIEWYDFYIFGMLAKTISTEFFPEGNATAALLSTLAIFAAGFIVRPFGALVFGRLGDIFGRKSTFLLTLVLMGGSTFLIGLVPGYKTIGIAAPLLVLLLRLIQGLALGGEYGGAATYVAEHAPANRRGYFTSWIQTTATLGLFLALGVIMLVKMNMNDAAFNSEWGGWRYPFWFSILLVGVSVYIRMKMEESPLFSKLKSEGKTAKNPLKESFSHKANFKMVLLALFGAVMGQGVVWYTGQFYAQSFLETKAMLDFEQSRTIMLWAILFATPFFIFFGWLSDKIGRKWIMLLGMLIAILTYRPIFSYLLEKSDTTAWQGQAVTSGTVDIVKRTPVGHTGDTLITTVQSMQYATGAGYKQERVDTLIGATHQVQMGKAIIKDKVLPADLYWKFIGLVFLLILYVTMVYGPIAAFLVELFPIRIRYTSMSLPYHIGNGVFGGLVPFIGVLLQTTFTSDPLVGLWYPIAVAALCFIIGAIYLNNKIDDEVND from the coding sequence ATGAGCAACAAAGGAGAAGGAAATGTTATAACGAGGGTAATTGCAGCGTCTTCCTTAGGTACCATGATAGAATGGTACGACTTTTACATTTTTGGTATGCTTGCCAAAACCATTTCGACAGAGTTTTTTCCTGAAGGTAATGCTACTGCGGCTTTACTGAGCACACTGGCCATATTTGCCGCGGGATTTATTGTGCGGCCGTTTGGTGCATTGGTATTTGGAAGGCTGGGTGATATTTTCGGGAGGAAATCAACATTCCTTTTAACACTGGTGTTAATGGGAGGCTCTACTTTTTTAATAGGCCTGGTGCCTGGTTATAAAACTATTGGAATAGCAGCTCCTTTGCTGGTTCTCTTGTTGAGGTTGATACAGGGCTTGGCATTGGGAGGCGAGTATGGTGGTGCGGCAACATATGTGGCGGAGCATGCTCCTGCCAACCGGCGGGGGTACTTTACCAGCTGGATCCAAACTACGGCCACATTAGGACTTTTTCTTGCATTGGGCGTTATTATGCTCGTGAAGATGAATATGAATGATGCCGCTTTCAATTCTGAATGGGGGGGCTGGCGTTATCCTTTCTGGTTCTCTATTTTGCTGGTAGGTGTATCGGTTTATATAAGAATGAAAATGGAAGAATCTCCCTTGTTTTCCAAGTTGAAATCAGAGGGAAAAACAGCCAAAAATCCACTAAAAGAAAGTTTCAGCCATAAAGCCAATTTTAAAATGGTATTACTGGCACTTTTCGGGGCAGTAATGGGGCAGGGGGTAGTATGGTATACAGGACAATTTTATGCACAGAGTTTTCTGGAGACCAAAGCGATGTTAGATTTTGAACAGAGCCGTACCATCATGCTTTGGGCCATCCTTTTTGCAACGCCCTTCTTTATTTTCTTTGGATGGCTCAGCGATAAAATTGGCCGTAAATGGATTATGCTTTTAGGTATGCTGATTGCTATTTTAACGTATCGCCCTATTTTTAGCTATCTCCTTGAAAAATCAGATACAACAGCCTGGCAGGGACAGGCCGTAACTTCGGGCACTGTAGATATAGTTAAAAGGACGCCGGTTGGCCATACAGGTGATACGCTGATTACCACTGTTCAAAGCATGCAGTATGCTACTGGTGCAGGATATAAACAGGAGCGGGTAGATACGCTTATTGGAGCCACACACCAGGTTCAGATGGGTAAGGCAATTATTAAGGATAAAGTATTACCTGCTGATCTGTATTGGAAATTCATAGGACTGGTATTCCTGCTTATTTTATATGTAACGATGGTATACGGGCCAATAGCAGCATTTTTGGTAGAACTCTTTCCGATAAGGATACGCTATACCTCCATGTCATTGCCCTATCACATTGGTAACGGAGTGTTTGGCGGGCTGGTACCTTTTATTGGGGTATTGCTGCAAACTACTTTTACCAGCGATCCATTGGTTGGCCTGTGGTATCCCATAGCAGTTGCAGCTTTGTGCTTTATAATAGGAGCCATCTATCTCAATAATAAAATAGATGACGAGGTGAATGATTGA
- a CDS encoding ABC transporter ATP-binding protein: MIYGKDIHKAYGAIQVLKGVNVEIKKGEVVSIVGPSGSGKSTLLHILGTLDKPDRGEVTMNSTRIESLTSKKLAAFRNSNIGFVFQFHHLLPEFSALENVSIPAWIAGRKKKEVEAQAKELLQILGVAHRLNNKPGELSGGEQQRVAVARALINQPSIVFADEPTGNLDTANARELHELIFDLRTKFSQTFLIVTHNDDLARLSDRVLQMKDGLIV; encoded by the coding sequence ATGATATACGGAAAAGATATTCATAAGGCTTACGGAGCTATACAGGTATTGAAAGGAGTAAATGTAGAGATAAAAAAAGGAGAAGTGGTATCGATTGTGGGGCCATCGGGCAGTGGTAAAAGCACCTTACTCCATATTTTAGGAACGCTGGATAAGCCCGACCGTGGCGAAGTGACCATGAATAGCACCCGGATAGAAAGCCTGACATCGAAGAAGTTAGCCGCCTTTCGAAATAGTAATATCGGCTTCGTTTTTCAATTTCATCATTTATTACCTGAATTTTCGGCTCTTGAAAATGTATCAATTCCCGCCTGGATTGCCGGCCGGAAAAAAAAAGAGGTTGAAGCGCAGGCAAAGGAACTATTGCAAATACTGGGTGTAGCTCACCGGTTGAATAATAAACCCGGCGAGTTAAGCGGAGGAGAGCAGCAGCGTGTAGCAGTGGCAAGGGCGTTGATTAATCAACCCTCTATTGTTTTTGCAGATGAGCCTACCGGCAATTTGGATACAGCCAATGCCAGGGAATTGCATGAGCTTATTTTTGATTTACGCACTAAATTTTCACAAACATTCCTGATTGTGACCCATAATGATGATCTTGCCCGCCTTAGTGACAGGGTATTGCAAATGAAAGATGGCCTCATAGTGTGA